From the Solanum stenotomum isolate F172 chromosome 4, ASM1918654v1, whole genome shotgun sequence genome, one window contains:
- the LOC125862833 gene encoding dehydration-responsive element-binding protein 1E-like, with translation MNDSSNSCSSIRTEPLDEESILLVSSNKPKKRAAGRRKFKETRHPVFRGVRKRDNNKWVCEIREPTKQKRIWLGTYQTAEMAARAHDVAALALKGELATLNFADSAWRLQVPVSKDPKELRQAAARAAEAFEPVRDVAPQENNNIVVDCNMVVDENDNSNSCGIEEWVANMEEESLFSPNPCLFGSHFNWDDHVESDVEVSLWNYTI, from the coding sequence ATGAATGATTCGAGTAATTCATGTTCTTCGATTAGAACGGAACCTTTGGATGAAGAAAGTATTTTATTAGTATCATCTAACAAGCCGAAGAAGCGAGCGGCCGGGAGGAGGAAGTTCAAGGAAACACGTCACCCGGTGTTTCGAGGAGTGAGAAAGAGGGACAACAACAAGTGGGTTTGCGAAATTCGCGAACCCACTAAACAAAAGCGAATATGGCTAGGTACGTATCAAACCGCAGAAATGGCTGCACGTGCTCATGATGTGGCTGCATTAGCGCTTAAAGGAGAGTTAGCCACACTGAATTTCGCAGACTCCGCTTGGCGTTTACAGGTTCCGGTATCTAAGGACCCGAAAGAGCTACGCCAAGCGGCTGCTAGAGCAGCTGAGGCGTTCGAGCCGGTGAGGGATGTAGCACCACAAGAGAATAATAATATTGTAGTAGATTGTAATATGGTggttgatgaaaatgataatAGTAACTCATGTGGGATAGAGGAATGGGTTGCAAATATGGAAGAAGAAAGTTTGTTTTCACCAAATCCATGTTTATTTGGGAGTCATTTCAATTGGGATGATCATGTGgaaagtgatgttgaggtgtCCTTGTGGAATTATACTATTTGA